One Deinococcus grandis DNA window includes the following coding sequences:
- a CDS encoding TetR/AcrR family transcriptional regulator, whose amino-acid sequence MDLLLEQKNLQSVTVQAICDRANISRSTFYLHFENKDEVLSSYLLQMIGRVHDALRAWTGSDDTRWTVYFAHIAHIAPILGSLSPDGGPHAILSRYERQFAVIMQDLVMPGRVPTNDTAVGYAAHYLSGGLLALTWWWVEEDRCATPAQEMSRRYHALCSGQLCP is encoded by the coding sequence GTGGACCTCCTGCTGGAACAGAAGAACCTTCAGTCCGTCACGGTGCAGGCCATCTGCGACCGCGCGAACATCAGCCGTTCGACCTTCTACCTGCACTTCGAGAACAAGGACGAGGTGCTCAGCAGTTACCTCCTGCAGATGATCGGCCGGGTCCACGACGCCCTGCGCGCCTGGACCGGCTCGGACGACACCCGCTGGACCGTGTACTTCGCGCATATCGCGCACATCGCCCCGATCCTGGGTTCCCTCAGTCCGGACGGCGGTCCGCACGCGATCCTCTCGCGGTACGAGCGGCAGTTCGCGGTGATCATGCAGGACCTCGTCATGCCGGGCCGCGTTCCCACGAACGACACGGCGGTCGGGTACGCCGCGCATTACCTCAGTGGGGGCCTGCTGGCCCTGACGTGGTGGTGGGTCGAGGAGGACCGCTGCGCCACGCCCGCGCAGGAGATGTCCCGCCGGTACCACGCGCTGTGCAGCGGCCAGCTCTGCCCGTAA
- a CDS encoding response regulator, with the protein MTRPTLPDVTTRSPLIVVLDDDPHECTLLGTLIQDTWPRCAVQAGPPTAALLRDLTRPDGLRPDLLIVEQDMPGCMGLDILRAVRASPGGQTLPVVILSADEDLRGAAAARRAGASAYHVRPTAPAAYRALLADLLRSFLPDRAD; encoded by the coding sequence ATGACCCGTCCCACCCTTCCCGACGTCACCACACGGTCACCCCTGATCGTCGTCCTGGACGACGACCCGCACGAATGCACCCTGCTGGGCACCCTGATCCAGGACACCTGGCCGCGCTGCGCGGTGCAGGCCGGACCACCCACCGCCGCGCTGCTGCGCGACCTGACCCGACCGGACGGCCTGCGCCCCGACCTGCTGATCGTCGAGCAGGACATGCCCGGCTGCATGGGCCTGGACATCCTGCGGGCCGTGCGGGCCTCGCCGGGCGGGCAGACGCTGCCGGTCGTGATCCTCAGCGCCGACGAGGACCTGCGCGGCGCGGCCGCCGCCCGCCGCGCCGGCGCCAGCGCGTACCACGTGCGCCCCACCGCGCCCGCCGCGTACCGCGCGCTGCTGGCCGACCTGCTGCGGTCCTTCCTGCCCGACCGGGCCGACTGA
- a CDS encoding class I SAM-dependent methyltransferase: protein MTDSQVVNPARFLGRADAYAAARPGYPAALGAWLQEAGLLSGGVADIGAGTGRFTALLLSGGARVAAVEPNPEMRAHLETSLEGAVRAGGLSVHAGTSEATGLPDASAGLITAAQAAHWFDPARTVPEFRRVLRPGGRVLLVWNDWRAADSPFNRAYGEVVRAFTGDDPLRTRVLEDELPQHLPGGFTRHTFTHGHPLTREGLRALATSVSYLPNHGDETYPALERALDSAFDRHAQGGGVTLAYQTQAFLGRLD, encoded by the coding sequence ATGACCGACTCGCAGGTGGTGAATCCCGCGCGGTTCCTGGGCCGCGCCGACGCGTACGCCGCCGCCCGGCCCGGTTACCCCGCCGCGCTGGGCGCGTGGCTGCAGGAGGCCGGGCTGCTGTCGGGTGGCGTGGCGGACATCGGCGCGGGCACCGGGCGGTTCACGGCGCTGCTGCTCTCAGGTGGGGCGCGCGTGGCGGCGGTGGAACCCAACCCGGAGATGCGCGCCCACCTAGAAACCAGCCTGGAGGGTGCCGTCCGCGCCGGGGGGCTGAGCGTCCACGCGGGCACCTCCGAGGCCACCGGTCTGCCGGACGCCAGCGCCGGGCTGATCACGGCGGCGCAGGCCGCGCACTGGTTCGACCCGGCCCGCACCGTCCCGGAGTTCCGGCGGGTGCTGCGGCCCGGCGGGCGCGTGCTGCTCGTCTGGAACGACTGGCGCGCGGCGGACAGCCCCTTCAACCGCGCGTACGGCGAGGTCGTCCGGGCCTTCACCGGGGACGACCCGCTGCGGACCCGCGTGCTGGAGGACGAACTGCCCCAGCACCTCCCCGGTGGGTTCACGCGGCACACCTTCACGCACGGGCACCCCCTGACGCGCGAGGGCCTGCGCGCCCTGGCGACCAGCGTCAGCTACCTGCCGAACCACGGGGACGAGACCTACCCGGCGCTGGAGCGCGCGCTGGACAGTGCCTTTGACCGGCACGCGCAAGGCGGAGGGGTCACCCTGGCGTACCAGACGCAGGCGTTCCTGGGCCGCCTGGACTGA